The following are encoded together in the Holophagales bacterium genome:
- a CDS encoding pyridoxal phosphate-dependent aminotransferase has protein sequence MSVQTAEKATPRVSERGRRVPASPIRKLASFADAAKKRGVKVYHLNIGQPDLETPAPMRDRLAQIHDKTYAYTPSNGTPECLDFLVGYYRGRGVELTKSQVITTTGGSEAVLFAFMACCETGDEVLLVEPFYTNYRAFAAMGGVELKPIVTRAEDGFHLPARGEWEKALTPRTKAVILCNPNNPTGTVYSKEELVRVAEFCRDHGLFLIADEVYREFVYDGREITSALSLPGFEDVVVVVDSLSKRYSACGIRLGCLVTRNPEVYQSCLHMAQGRLSPPGLAQAIAPGAALLGPEYVEGVVREYGHRRDILFTELTKIPGIFFRKPEGAFYFVARIPVKDSEDFAQWLLTDFQLDGATVMVAPADGFYATPGLGKDEVRIAYVLKAEDLTASCRILEAAIPAYRAARGL, from the coding sequence ATGAGCGTCCAGACCGCAGAGAAGGCCACCCCCCGCGTCTCGGAGCGGGGCCGGCGCGTCCCCGCCTCCCCCATCCGCAAGCTCGCCTCCTTCGCCGACGCGGCGAAGAAGCGCGGCGTGAAGGTCTACCACCTGAACATCGGCCAGCCCGACCTCGAGACCCCCGCGCCGATGCGGGACCGGCTCGCGCAGATCCACGACAAGACCTACGCCTACACCCCCTCGAACGGCACCCCCGAGTGTCTCGACTTCCTCGTCGGCTACTACCGCGGCCGCGGCGTCGAGCTGACGAAGAGCCAGGTCATCACGACGACGGGCGGGAGCGAGGCGGTCCTCTTCGCCTTCATGGCCTGCTGCGAGACGGGCGACGAGGTCCTCCTCGTCGAGCCCTTCTACACGAACTATCGCGCCTTCGCGGCGATGGGGGGCGTCGAGCTGAAGCCGATCGTGACCCGCGCCGAGGACGGATTCCACCTTCCCGCGCGCGGGGAGTGGGAGAAGGCGCTCACGCCGCGGACGAAGGCCGTCATCCTCTGCAACCCCAACAACCCGACCGGGACCGTCTACTCGAAGGAGGAGCTCGTCCGGGTCGCCGAGTTCTGCCGCGACCACGGCCTCTTCCTCATCGCCGACGAGGTCTACCGCGAGTTCGTCTACGACGGGCGAGAGATCACGAGCGCGCTCTCGCTTCCGGGCTTCGAGGACGTCGTCGTCGTCGTCGACAGCCTCTCCAAGCGCTACAGCGCCTGCGGCATCCGGCTCGGCTGCCTCGTCACCCGCAACCCCGAGGTCTACCAGTCGTGCCTCCACATGGCGCAGGGGCGCCTCTCTCCGCCGGGGCTCGCGCAGGCGATCGCTCCCGGCGCCGCCCTCCTCGGCCCCGAGTACGTCGAGGGCGTCGTCAGGGAGTACGGCCATCGGCGCGACATCCTCTTCACCGAGCTGACGAAGATCCCCGGCATCTTCTTCCGCAAGCCCGAGGGCGCCTTCTACTTCGTCGCGCGCATCCCGGTGAAGGACAGCGAGGACTTCGCCCAGTGGCTCCTCACCGACTTCCAGCTCGACGGCGCCACGGTCATGGTCGCCCCGGCGGACGGCTTCTACGCGACGCCGGGCCTCGGCAAGGACGAGGTGCGGATCGCCTACGTCCTGAAGGCCGAGGACCTCACCGCGTCCTGCCGGATCCTCGAGGCGGCGATTCCGGCGTACCGGGCCGCGCGAGGGCTCTGA